A window from Citrus sinensis cultivar Valencia sweet orange chromosome 3, DVS_A1.0, whole genome shotgun sequence encodes these proteins:
- the LOC102628146 gene encoding serine/threonine-protein kinase STY13, which produces MESSSVDGAEGAVKNEKADNNEGDKALLSKVSDMKSPSNKDLFFRADKIDFKSWDIQLEKHLSRVWSREREVLPRKTEEWEIELAKLDIRHEIARGTYGTVYRGAYDGQDVAVKLLDWAEDGMVTSAEAAAIRASFRQEVAVWQKLDHPNVTKFIGASMGTTNLKIPSQSATSDSHNSLPSRACCVVVEYLPGGTLKKFLIRNKRKKLAFKVVIQIALDLARGLSYLHSKTIVHRDVKTENMLLDANRTLKIADFGVARVEAQNPRDMTGETGTLGYMAPEVLDGKPYNRKCDVYSFGICLWEIYCCDMPYPDLSFTDVSSAVVRQNLRPDIPRCCPSSLASIMRKCWDANPDKRPVMDEVVKLLEAVNTSKGGGMIPEDQAHGCLCFIPTRGP; this is translated from the exons ATGGAATCCAGCAGTGTTGATGGAGCGGAAGGTGCAGTAAAGAACGAGAAAGCTGATAATAACGAAGGAGATAAGGCCTTGCTTTCGAAGGTGAGCGATATGAAGAGTCCTAGCAATAAGGACCTGTTCTTTAGAGCTGATAAGATTGATTTCAAGAGCTGGGATATTCAGCTGGAGAAGCACTTGAGCAGGGTTTGGTCGAGGGAAAGGGAAGTGCTTCCTCGAAAAACTGAAGAATGGGAAATCGAATTGGCTAAACTTGACATAAGGCATGAAATTGCTCGTGGGACTTATGGGACTGTGTACCGCGGCGCATATGATGGCCAAGATGTTGCAG TGAAGTTATTGGATTGGGCGGAGGATGGGATGGTCACATCTGCTGAAGCTGCTGCAATTCGGGCATCATTTCGGCAAGAGGTGGCTGTTTGGCAAAAGCTTGACCATCCAAACGTAACCAAA TTTATTGGAGCTTCAATGGGAACAACCAATCTTAAGATTCCTTCCCAAAGTGCTACGAGTGACAGCCATAATTCTCTTCCTTCCAGGGCTTGCTGTGTTGTTGTTGAATACCTTCCAGGCGGGACATTGAAGAAATTTTTGATCAGGAACAAGAGGAAAAAACTTGCCTTTAAGGTTGTGATTCAAATTGCTTTGGATCTTGCTAGAGG ATTGAGCTATCTTCACTCAAAAACGATTGTACATCGTGATGTTAAGACAGAAAACATGTTGCTAGATGCTAACAGAACTTTGAAAATTGCTGATTTTGGTGTTGCTCGAGTTGAAGCTCAGAATCCAAGGGACATGACTGGGGAAACAGGAACTCTTGGGTACATGGCCCCAGAG gtactggatgggaagccttaCAATAGGAAATGCGATGTCTACAGCTTTGGGATATGCTTATGGGAAATCTACTGCTGCGATATGCCTTATCCCGATCTTAGTTTCAcagatgtttcatctgcaGTTGTTCGACAG AATTTACGACCAGATATCCCAAGATGTTGCCCAAGTTCACTGGCAAGCATCATGAGAAAATGTTGGGATGCAAACCCGGATAAACGCCCTGTTATGGACGAGGTAGTGAAGCTCCTGGAAGCAGTGAATACAAGCAAGGGAGGTGGAATGATACCTGAAGATCAAGCGCATGGCTGTCTATGTTTCATCCCAACTCGGGGCccttga
- the LOC102628438 gene encoding selenocysteine methyltransferase, with protein MSSSLMTDFLRQSGGTAVIDGGLATELERHGADLNDPLWSAKCLLTSPHLIRQVHLDYLEAGADILISASYQATIQGFEAKGFSREESETMLRRSVEIAREARDMYFERCSKSSCDSVTDDRIPKHRPILVAASVGSYGAYLADGSEYSGNYGDAITVETLKDFHRRRVQVLVESAPDLIAFETIPNKIEAQAYAELLEEENIKIPAWFSFNSKDGVNVVSGDSLLECASIAESCKQVVSVGINCTPPRFISGLILIIKKVTAKPILIYPNSGEFYDADRKEWVQNTGVSDEDFVSYVSKWCEVGASLVGGCCRTTPNTIKGIYRTLSNRSSVLSLR; from the exons ATGTCGTCTTCGTTAATGACGGACTTTCTAAGGCAGTCGGGTGGCACCGCCGTGATTGACGGCGGACTTGCGACGGAGCTCGAACGACACGGTGCTGACCTCAACGATCCTTTGTGGAGCGCCAAGTGCCTTCTCACTTCCCCTCACCTCATTCGCCAG GTACACCTTGACTACCTGGAAGCTGGTgcagatattttaatttcggCATCGTATCAG GCGACGATTCAGGGGTTTGAAGCAAAAGGCTTCTCTAGAGAAGAAAGTGAAACCATGCTTAGAAGAAGTGTGGAAATTGCTCGTGAGGCACGGGATATGTATTTTGAGAGGTGTAGCAAAAGTTCTTGCGATAGTGTTACCGATGATAGGATTCCCAAACATCGCCCAATACTAGTTGCAGCATCTGTTGGGAGCTATGGCGCATATTTGGCTGATGGATCTGAATACAG TGGAAATTATGGTGATGCAATCACGGTGGAAACACTGAAAGATTTTCATCGCAGAAGAGTTCAGGTCCTGGTGGAATCTGCTCCTGACCTGATtgcatttgaaacaattccaAATAAGATAGAAGCACAG GCTTATGCCGAGCTCTTAGAggaagaaaacataaaaattccGGCTTGGTTTTCTTTCAACTCAAAAGATGGTGTCAATGTTGTTAGTGGCGATTCTTTGCTTGAATGTGCCTCAATTGCTGAATCTTGCAAACAAGTAGTTTCTGTGGGAATTAACTGCACACCTCCTAGATTTATTAGTGGGCTGATATTAATCATTAAGAAG GTGACTGCTAAACCAATACTAATCTATCCCAACAGTGGTGAGTTTTACGATGCCGATAGAAAGGAGTGGGTG CAAAATACTGGGGTTTCAGATGAGGATTTTGTGTCATATGTAAGCAAATGGTGCGAGGTGGGGGCCTCCCTTGTGGGAGGTTGTTGTAGAACAACTCCTAATACCATCAAAGGCATATACCGGACTCTTTCCAATAGATCTTCTGTTTTGTCCCTGCGGTGA
- the LOC102628740 gene encoding uncharacterized protein LOC102628740 has translation MKRARAISWSDKDDDSSSSSDSDAESDDDIGNPKKKLAQVSSGGKKSGAIDFAALKRHGYKGGLSVLKVPPPKEDVTPDWTWSTGREHREAKVLEESSEEQQKTRTAVAVGEQLTNFQTQKEKEKKNLSFSQKEKRKRELGQASRGKSYVEEEKRLLRESGIYSGFDS, from the exons ATGAAGAGGGCGAGGGCGATTTCTTGGAGTGATAAGGATGACGATTCATCGTCATCATCAGACTCAGATGCCGAATCTGATGACGATATCGGCAACCCAAAGAAAAAACTTGCTCAAG TTAGCTCTGGAGGGAAAAAGAGTGGTGCTATCGATTTTGCAGCCTTGAAGCGACACGGCTATAAAGGTGGACTATCAGTTTTAAAGGTGCCTCCACCAAAAGAAGATGTAACGCCAGATTGGACTTGGTCTACTGGCAGAGAACATCGCGAAGCTAAAGTCCTTGAAGAATCCTCTGAAGAACAACAGAAAACAAGGACTGCAGTAGCAGTGGGGGAGCAACTGACAAATTTTCAAACccagaaagagaaagagaagaagaatctctctttctcccaaaaggagaagagaaaaagagaactTGGTCAGGCTAGTAGAGGGAAAAGTTATGTAGAAGAGGAGAAGAGGTTGTTAAGAGAAAGTGGCATTTATTCTGGGTTTGATAGTTGA
- the LOC102629012 gene encoding uncharacterized protein LOC102629012, whose protein sequence is MEITANSEDGSLILIKQGAEARVFESTFVGRRCVVKERFSKKYRHPSLDSKITLKRLNAEARCMTKARRLGVSTPVLYAVDPVQHTLTFEYVEGPSVKDIFLEFGLHGIMEEQLEDIALQIGNAIAKLHDGGLIHGDLTTSNMLIRSGKNQLVLIDFGLSFTSTLPEDKAVDLYVLERALLSLHSSCGNVMDRILSAYRKSSKQWSSTLNKLAQVRQRGRKRTMVG, encoded by the exons ATGGAGATTACAGCCAACAGTGAAGATGGATCGCTCATTCTCATAAAGCAAGGAGCTGAAGCT AGGGTTTTTGAGTCAACTTTTGTGGGAAGGAGGTGTGTTGTCAAGGAGCGTTTCTCAAAGAAATATAGGCATCCATCTCTGGATTCAAAAATCACTCTCAAACGCCTGAATGCG GAGGCTAGGTGCATGACCAAAGCTAGAAGACTTGGAGTTTCAACTCCGGTGCTTTATGCTGTTGATCCTGTTCAGCATACACTGACATTTGAGTATGTCGAGGGTCCTTCTGTCAAAGATATATTCCTTGAATTTGGTTTGCATGGTATCATGGAAGAGCAGTTGGAGGATATTGCATTGCAGATTGGTAATGCAATTGCTAAACTACATGATGGGGGTCTCATTCATGGCGATTTGACCACATCAAACATGTTAATTAGGAGTGGCAAAAACCAGCTG GTCCTCATTGACTTTGGTTTGAGTTTCACATCAACCCTTCCAGAAGACAAAGCTGTTGACTTATATGTACTTGAGAGAGCCTTACTTTCGTTGCATTCTTCATGTGGTAATGTG atGGACCGGATACTTTCTGCATACAGGAAGTCATCAAAGCAATGGTCATCCACATTGAACAAGTTGGCTCAAG TGCGACAAAGGGGTCGAAAGCGCACCATGGTTGGATGA
- the LOC102629296 gene encoding CST complex subunit STN1, whose translation MDHTLQNTHVKLLAFDLLSLTPTPDPATFSRSGKLLSRAEIVGTITSRDHKPSKFIKFTVDDGTGCVPCVLWLNHLTSLYLPRRDPSTVRLIAGVATDFAAKIKIGLVARVRGRIASYRGDVQIMASDVVIERDPNMEVLHWLDCLRLARKRYDVVVNKS comes from the coding sequence ATGGATCACACGCTCCAAAACACACACGTAAAACTGTTAGCCTTCGATCTCCTTTCCCTTACGCCAACGCCAGACCCGGCCACATTCTCTCGCTCTGGTAAGCTCCTCTCACGTGCCGAAATCGTCGGCACAATCACCTCACGTGACCACAAACCCAGCAAATTCATCAAGTTCACGGTCGATGACGGCACGGGTTGTGTCCCATGCGTCCTCTGGCTTAACCATCTAACTTCTCTGTATCTCCCTCGGCGTGACCCATCAACTGTTCGATTAATTGCCGGCGTGGCTACTGATTTTGCCGCGAAGATCAAAATCGGTTTGGTGGCTAGAGTGCGCGGGAGGATCGCTAGTTATCGAGGCGACGTGCAGATTATGGCTTCCGATGTTGTGATTGAGAGAGACCCCAACATGGAAGTCTTGCATTGGTTGGATTGCTTGAGGTTGGCGCGCAAGCGTTATGACGTTGTTGTGAATAAATCTTAA